One genomic window of Leptospira harrisiae includes the following:
- a CDS encoding RNA polymerase sigma factor produces the protein MKTNQPEETQLIERARTGDRRALESLLSKVQTWIYNVIRRILLNPQEAEDLTQEVLLKIATNLAAYDPTRASFKTWAYRISVNHALNGKRGMLEEITTGFSEYANELEKMPNIDIPANELSSPENLVLIEEAKASCTLGMLLCLDREQRIALILADLMGLSDRESSELLDISNEAFRKRLSRARKDLYTFMDDKCGLMNEKNPCRCSKKMKSFQNNGWIDPAIPRFSMPLVRRLKEQVKELNCEYEDFNEHKYQEIFRDHPYFTTPPKILEELLVKYSPTI, from the coding sequence ATGAAAACAAACCAACCAGAGGAAACACAACTCATCGAAAGGGCGCGGACGGGAGACCGCCGTGCTCTCGAATCTTTACTTTCAAAGGTGCAAACTTGGATCTATAATGTCATTCGTCGTATCTTGTTGAATCCGCAAGAAGCGGAAGACCTTACTCAAGAAGTGCTGCTAAAAATTGCAACGAATCTTGCCGCATATGATCCAACTCGTGCCAGCTTTAAAACATGGGCTTACAGGATTTCCGTAAATCACGCGTTAAATGGAAAAAGAGGAATGTTGGAAGAAATAACAACAGGCTTTTCTGAATATGCAAATGAATTGGAAAAAATGCCAAATATAGATATACCGGCAAACGAACTTTCTAGTCCAGAAAACTTAGTTTTGATAGAAGAAGCAAAGGCCTCTTGTACATTGGGAATGTTATTATGTTTAGACAGAGAACAACGGATTGCCTTAATCCTTGCCGACTTAATGGGACTTAGTGATCGTGAAAGTTCGGAACTACTAGATATATCGAATGAAGCTTTTCGTAAACGATTGAGTCGAGCCAGAAAAGACCTCTACACCTTTATGGATGATAAATGCGGACTTATGAACGAAAAAAATCCCTGTCGTTGTTCCAAAAAAATGAAAAGTTTTCAAAACAATGGTTGGATCGATCCGGCAATTCCTCGTTTTTCTATGCCTCTCGTTCGCCGCCTTAAAGAACAAGTGAAGGAACTAAATTGTGAATATGAAGATTTCAATGAGCATAAGTACCAAGAGATATTTCGGGATCATCCTTATTTTACAACTCCTCCCAAAATTTTGGAAGAGTTACTGGTAAAATATAGTCCCACGATATAA
- a CDS encoding DUF2505 family protein, with amino-acid sequence MKYQVTHSFPVSLEKLLHAREERYKHLDQFPDLKNVTLLEETKEGNIIRQKRKVSLEGSMPAVLSAALNDLSLLEESTFDITTNTHEFKISPPGKDNVFVIKGKSKYEAEGSDSKRSYDVDVISGLLFVSPIVEKAIEEIHKHSLEKDRKSIAKFLGVES; translated from the coding sequence GTGAAATACCAAGTAACCCATTCATTTCCCGTTTCCCTTGAAAAACTTCTTCATGCTAGAGAGGAAAGATACAAACATCTAGATCAGTTTCCTGATTTAAAAAATGTAACTCTGCTGGAGGAAACGAAAGAGGGGAATATCATTCGCCAAAAACGAAAGGTAAGTTTAGAAGGATCAATGCCCGCTGTACTTTCAGCTGCTTTAAATGACCTTTCACTTTTGGAAGAATCCACTTTTGATATTACAACCAACACTCATGAATTCAAAATCTCTCCTCCAGGGAAAGACAATGTATTCGTGATCAAAGGGAAAAGTAAATACGAAGCGGAAGGATCTGACTCTAAACGGTCTTACGATGTGGATGTGATTTCGGGTCTTCTATTTGTCTCTCCCATTGTAGAAAAGGCCATTGAAGAAATTCACAAACATAGTTTAGAAAAAGACAGAAAATCCATCGCCAAATTTTTGGGGGTTGAATCCTAA
- a CDS encoding DUF302 domain-containing protein codes for MLGLTVHRKKSFEETITDTTEALKKEGFGVLTTIDVKNTLKEKIGVDFKRYTILGACNPSFAHKALQTADEIGLLLPCNVVVTEEKNGETKVSIFDPMTMTKLVQNPELEKIAKEVQEKLIQVIHHLHE; via the coding sequence ATGTTAGGACTCACCGTTCACAGAAAAAAAAGTTTTGAAGAAACAATCACCGACACAACCGAAGCCTTAAAAAAAGAAGGTTTCGGGGTTCTTACCACCATCGATGTCAAAAACACTCTCAAAGAAAAAATTGGAGTGGATTTCAAACGTTACACTATCCTCGGAGCATGTAACCCAAGTTTTGCGCACAAAGCCTTACAAACCGCAGACGAAATTGGATTATTACTTCCCTGCAACGTAGTGGTCACCGAAGAAAAAAACGGCGAGACCAAAGTTTCCATCTTTGATCCTATGACCATGACCAAACTGGTACAAAATCCTGAACTCGAAAAAATTGCCAAAGAAGTGCAAGAAAAACTAATCCAAGTCATCCACCACTTACACGAATGA
- a CDS encoding ferritin-like domain-containing protein, producing MKSLKKTSFIEAVAAAIEHEVQCFNFYLKLSESLPEGQIRELFSQLALDGDEHIKFIKEIYKSAEGKELPNLKQLSQIEKFHSSTIQKVMDRLDRNKNEEVKADERKAIELAIREGEDARNFYATIRNKFQDPKINLLFQKLANFNESNNSLLEAQAMAMEQSTPADQVFYWEDDDLLEQVNRSTKSTTSKPKVSKPAPKPNTAKTKPSAKKTSKPTAKPANKKSAKTIAKKAVKKAVKKAVKKSKPAKKKGKKK from the coding sequence ATGAAATCACTAAAAAAAACATCCTTTATTGAAGCAGTTGCTGCTGCGATTGAACATGAGGTTCAATGTTTCAATTTTTATCTAAAACTTTCTGAAAGTTTACCCGAAGGGCAAATTAGAGAATTGTTCAGCCAACTTGCGTTAGATGGCGATGAGCACATTAAATTTATCAAAGAAATTTATAAAAGTGCGGAAGGGAAAGAACTTCCCAATCTAAAACAACTTTCTCAAATAGAAAAATTTCATTCTTCTACCATCCAGAAAGTGATGGACAGGCTTGATCGAAACAAAAACGAAGAAGTCAAGGCTGACGAAAGAAAAGCAATTGAACTAGCCATCAGGGAAGGGGAAGATGCTCGTAATTTTTACGCTACCATTCGTAACAAATTCCAAGATCCAAAAATCAATTTGTTATTTCAAAAATTGGCTAATTTTAATGAGTCCAATAATTCATTGTTAGAAGCTCAAGCAATGGCAATGGAACAATCGACTCCAGCAGACCAAGTATTCTATTGGGAAGATGATGATCTTTTGGAACAAGTCAATCGTTCTACAAAATCCACGACATCCAAACCAAAAGTTTCGAAACCTGCTCCAAAACCAAATACAGCAAAAACAAAACCTTCTGCTAAAAAAACTTCTAAACCAACTGCGAAACCAGCAAACAAGAAGTCGGCGAAAACAATCGCTAAAAAGGCAGTAAAAAAAGCTGTAAAGAAAGCGGTTAAAAAATCAAAACCTGCAAAAAAGAAAGGTAAGAAAAAATAG
- a CDS encoding antibiotic biosynthesis monooxygenase family protein: protein MLESLKSQGQDLLTLESLPQTTAIEIAIVECAIEDSEKYHNMRKQMLPLMQSQPGFLAWRAFRSKTREGILLDLLYWENVEDCHKAGESLQNNETGKEFFALMKQTLVFEMFERQPL, encoded by the coding sequence ATGTTAGAAAGTTTAAAAAGCCAAGGACAAGATTTATTAACCCTGGAAAGTCTACCGCAAACGACAGCAATCGAAATCGCCATCGTTGAATGTGCCATTGAGGATTCTGAAAAGTACCACAATATGAGGAAACAAATGTTACCTCTAATGCAAAGCCAACCAGGTTTTTTAGCTTGGCGAGCCTTCCGGTCGAAAACGAGAGAAGGGATTCTTTTGGATCTTTTATACTGGGAAAATGTAGAGGATTGCCATAAGGCTGGAGAATCACTCCAAAACAATGAAACAGGAAAAGAATTTTTCGCATTGATGAAACAGACTTTGGTCTTTGAAATGTTCGAACGGCAACCACTGTAA
- a CDS encoding lysoplasmalogenase, translating into MAKEIVLFVLYSIVHLFAIATITKEDVLYLPSKIIPILILIVALFRYFPSLEKRGKLVAVGLVFSLFGDSFLALPKEGFFVFGLGSFLIAQLIYSYAFTLDSKIKPILAIPFLLFGSSFFLVLVPKLGALLIPVGIYISAICLMGWRAAARNSVSKPFYLGLIGALVFILSDSIIAYSMFLKPEMDRFTASMGIMVTYYIAQVLIYSATKAEELDVQSVKNT; encoded by the coding sequence ATGGCTAAAGAAATTGTTTTGTTTGTTCTCTATTCTATTGTGCATCTGTTTGCGATCGCTACGATCACAAAAGAGGATGTCCTCTATCTCCCTTCTAAAATCATTCCGATCCTGATTCTCATCGTAGCACTTTTTCGCTACTTCCCGAGTTTGGAAAAACGTGGGAAATTGGTTGCGGTGGGTCTTGTGTTTTCTCTTTTTGGTGATAGTTTCCTTGCACTTCCCAAGGAAGGATTTTTTGTATTTGGGCTTGGTTCCTTTCTCATTGCTCAGTTGATTTATTCCTATGCTTTCACTTTGGATTCTAAAATCAAACCGATCCTTGCCATTCCGTTTTTATTGTTTGGTTCCTCCTTCTTTCTTGTCCTTGTTCCAAAATTAGGAGCGCTTCTCATTCCAGTGGGAATTTATATTTCTGCGATTTGTCTTATGGGTTGGCGCGCTGCTGCAAGAAATTCCGTGTCTAAGCCATTTTATCTTGGCCTAATTGGAGCCCTTGTATTCATTCTTTCTGATTCCATCATTGCTTATTCCATGTTTCTCAAACCTGAAATGGACAGATTCACAGCTTCCATGGGAATCATGGTAACTTATTACATTGCTCAGGTTCTCATATACTCAGCCACAAAGGCGGAAGAGCTGGATGTACAATCAGTGAAAAATACTTGA
- a CDS encoding DMT family transporter has protein sequence MGNVTLFAKLLPFPAVTIISGRALFSVLILGLFFWIRGKSVSYRSFKDFLFVFGIGILFALHWVTYFHSIQVSTVAVGMLSLFTYPVFSAILEPMFGGKRPDPFAFFIACFSFFGLFLIVPDLSWDNQMFQGVVWGVVSAVLYAIRNLLTKEMHVHYPSAQILFTQLIATSLVLLPFADGLFVMLAEPKYLVFQVVLAGVFTSLAHTIWIRSLSNLSVTTAGTLSTLSPIYGSLAAWYFLGEVPPDRLWLGGGVILFCAILEVFRKQAESGKREEEKKV, from the coding sequence ATGGGGAACGTCACTTTGTTTGCCAAACTCCTTCCCTTTCCCGCTGTCACGATTATCTCTGGACGCGCACTCTTTTCCGTTCTTATCCTTGGTTTGTTTTTTTGGATTCGTGGGAAGTCAGTCTCCTATCGCAGTTTTAAAGACTTTTTGTTTGTTTTTGGGATTGGGATTTTATTTGCCCTGCATTGGGTTACGTATTTTCACTCCATTCAGGTTTCTACTGTGGCAGTGGGGATGTTGTCACTTTTCACCTATCCTGTGTTTTCTGCCATCTTAGAACCAATGTTTGGTGGAAAACGCCCTGACCCCTTTGCCTTCTTTATCGCTTGTTTCTCTTTTTTTGGGCTTTTTTTAATTGTGCCAGATCTTTCTTGGGACAACCAAATGTTCCAAGGAGTGGTTTGGGGAGTGGTCTCTGCAGTTCTTTATGCCATACGCAATTTGCTCACCAAAGAAATGCATGTGCATTATCCCAGTGCCCAGATTCTTTTTACTCAACTCATTGCCACAAGCCTTGTCCTCCTTCCCTTTGCCGATGGTCTTTTTGTGATGCTCGCAGAACCTAAATACCTGGTATTTCAGGTGGTTCTTGCAGGAGTGTTTACATCCCTTGCTCATACCATTTGGATTCGCAGTTTATCTAATCTGTCAGTGACAACTGCAGGGACCTTATCTACACTGAGCCCCATTTACGGAAGTTTGGCGGCTTGGTATTTTTTAGGAGAGGTACCACCCGATAGGCTTTGGTTAGGTGGTGGAGTGATTCTTTTTTGTGCGATTTTAGAAGTGTTTCGAAAACAAGCGGAGAGTGGAAAAAGAGAGGAGGAGAAGAAGGTTTAA